The Oryctolagus cuniculus chromosome 12, mOryCun1.1, whole genome shotgun sequence genomic interval TTGGCCTCTTATGGGAAATAAATTTGGTGGTATATTTAAAAGCTTGAAGCACATTTGCTGGGTAACATTCAAGGACTATTTAGATTTCAAAATCCAAACTTAAGAATGCTGTTCAGGAATAATCACTGttttatttagttaatatttacattaaaattttaatctaGTTGCAGTTTAGAGATTTAGAAAAAGATTGTGTTGTCAAAATAATTTCAtccttgtattttttaatattttaagttagAGTTAATGGATCCATGATTTTAATTTATCCTTTTAGTCTTTCATTGTGTTTGCCTATAAGACTAACAAATTTTCATCAGTGAATTATATTTTGAAGTCATTAAATTACATTTCTCTAGATTACTCTTTTCATATGAAATGATGTAAGTTCCTTTTACATTAAATACATTGAAAATTCTCAACTTCACATAGAATAGAGGAAATattcagattttaattttaacaataattttaaacaGGAACAATTTTTATGCCTAATTAAATGTGCaatcataatattttattaaaattatatccaAGTATATCACTgtaagtaactaaataattggtTTTTTTCTCTCACCTTCATTTCCAGAAAGGCAACTCTAATCCCTACTTATTAGAACTATTCATCGTTAGGTTTCCAAGTTATTTGTACTTTTTCTATACCACTCatcattatttttactttatataactattaaataaatgcttattattttGTGCAACATAAAGAATAAAAGCCACAACTGTTTCTCAAGATCCTTTCTCTCATGTTCAGCATTTAACCTACCAGTTAGCCAGCCAAAAATCAAAAACACCATATCCTCTGAGATTTGCAAGCCCACTGAAAACCTGAGGTCTTTAGTAAGTGTCAGAAGCCTGGAGTATGGATATgcattttcttctgccttttatAGAACTCTTAGAAGGCAGTGCCATGTAGGAGATCAGGGATTGGACACTATAACCTACTTGCAGTGGGAATTATTAATGTTGAACTGACTTTTCACAGAGTTGCAACAAGAACTATGGAGTGTGTCTTTGCTATTTAAAGTGAGCATGCATGTCCATAATGTAGTAGCACTCATTAGAGAAAAGGGTACAACTGGAACTGGCCTAGGGAATGGAGGCATTTAAGCCATCACTTAGGGGAATACGAGGGGCACCAAGTTATTCCTTTGAATATGGAAATGTCCCCATCTTTATCCCCACTGTCCAAAACCCCACAGTTGGAAAGTTATTCTTTTAGGTTATAGCAATTTACCCCCAACGAACACTTGCTTAGGGTAAGAGTTATGTATTAAGATCACACATCGAAGTTTCTGattacacatttaaaatattggCTCAAGAGTAGGCATTTGCCAGATGAGACACCCATGTCTTATTGTGGAGTGTCTGGGCTCAATACTCCAGTTTCccaaaaatgcagattctgggtgCAGTAGTGAGGCTGAGGTGCCTGACCTctgccacctacaggggagaccgGGGCTGAATTCCTAACTATCAGGTTTGATCATGGGCAGGAGCCACTGCacatatttggggaatgaaccagcatatggagctccctctctctggctgtctttccttttctctctgtttgcctctcaaatactttttattaaaaattagagcaagagagagcaggcATTTTTCCTAAAAGTTAAGATGCttgtgttccacatcagagtgcctggtttcacttctgtcactctgcctttcaaataaaataaataaatcactttttaaaatggagGTGGAGCCAAATGGCTGCTGAGTAGGAAGCTCCAGTGACCACCTCACTGCAGAGACACTGTGTGAACAGCTGTACACATACCAAGCCACCTTCATAAGAGGTATGGAAACCAGACCAGCAGCTGCAGAAAGGGCCTCTGAACCTGCATAGTGCCCAGTGGCGTTCACGGTCCTGGTTGAGCAGTCCTATACCCCAGCCAGCATCATCAGTGGCTGACAGGTGCAGCATCAACAATGAACCCATCTCAGCTACAGATAGGCCATAATCCACCTCAACAGAACAGACTTctagaaagacaaataaaagCAGATTAACAAAGCTAGTTCTTCAATGTGCACAAGACGTCATACTCCAACAAGTACCAGGAACTTCCAGGAACCGTGACATCAGCCACAGGGCAAATAGGGTACCAGAACTGAATCATCTAGGAATTGAGATCTCCAAATGCTGAGATGGAGAAAAATCGTTGTTTCAAGGAAACTCAGCAAGAGTCAAGAGAGCACAGAGAAATAATCCAATATTCCAACAGAGATTTGATAGACATATAAGTAATTAAGCAGAAATCCTACAATTTAACAATATactaagcaaaattaaaaatgtgatagaaGGCATCAATAAGAATAgaataaattcaaaaaagaatTTGTCAGCTCAAAGCCAAGCTCATTGAAAATGCACAGTtgaagtagaaaaaaaagaatagggatGAATAAAGCACATGTCAACTATGAGACAGCATGAAAAGAGAGATTATTCAAGTTCCTGGAATTCCAGAGGGACTTGAGCATGCCAGAAGGGTGGGGTCAGAtgagcatatccatcacctcaaatcATTTGTCATTTGTGTCGGGAACTGCAGAATCCTCCCTCCTACCTGTTGTAGACACAATTAGCTTTTTTTAATCAGTTGCCTCATTGTGCTGCAGAACATTAGAAATTACTCCTCCCATCCAACTGCACCCCTGTGCCCATTAATCATCCTCCTACCACTCCCTCTTCCCAGCCCCCTTTGCAGCCTCTGCTAATTCTCTAgtctaatttataattttatgagatcaactttttaggCTTGCACAGATAAGTGGAAACACGCAGTAATTTTCTTGCTATGCCTGACTGGTTTCACTCAACACAATATCCTCCAAGCTCACCCACATTGAGGCAATGTTGTTTTTACCACTGAGTGTTACTCCAATGGTATATGTAAGCACGtgctctttatccattcatccaccagCGGAGTGTATAAGTTGATTCCATACTGTGGCTTGGCATGAGaaatgctgcagtaaacatgggagtacacgTGTCTCTTTAACATGCTAATCTCCTTTTCTTTGTATGTTTACCTATAGCGGAATTTCTGGATCCTATGGAGGTTCTATTTCTaactctttgtttatttttctttaagcatttatttgtattcttatcataaattttgatatgtcatttttatatttttatttaaaaatacttttaaatttctgttgtgaattcttctttgactcattttatgtttaaatttttaaatttataatcattcaatattttcaattattGTCTCTTCCTTTGCAAATCCCACTGATGATCAAAAGCAGGAATTCTGGTTTAATTTGAAGAACTGGTTGAGACTTTTATACATAAATGACAGTGTTTATTTACTTCATGTCTACAGGTGTTACGAATCAAATGGATAAACTGGccacactatttttaaaagtaagaaattcacatggaaactaAACACATAAAATGCACTTAATTAATAGATGTTACTATCATCAATATTTAaagatataataaataaaaatatactttttatcttttcaaaatgatAAGCTTTTAAATTAAGGTAAGATCAATTAAAGTGTTGAAAATAGCATAGGTATTTCATGTATTGTTAgcaaaaaaaatgacagaatttgGCAATGTACATCATTGTTTATTCCTGTGATACAGTagtaatatttctaaaaattcaaccccagaaaatagaaaaataagtatgtaaattttatttggaaTAGTTTTATATAAACAATTTATAACAGCAAAAATCTAAATATTCAGACTGGGAATTATTCCAATAAATAATTATCCAAAATATGGTAATTGCATGATAGTAATCTCAGAGTAATGtacattttattaattatattaatcaaCATTTACTTATTATTACATGCCCATAGTTTTAAAAGAGAACaaattctaaatttttataaaaataacgtTTATACATGCAAAATTGACAACATTTTAACATAGGTATTTCTGAGAGATGGAATCAGATGGAATTTTCACAgtattctttaattcattttttaaaagatttatttatttacttcaaagagtaacagaaagaaagagagacagagagagagagggagggcgattcactccttaaatggccacagtgaccatggctgaagccaggagccaggagcttcttctgggtctgccatgcgggtgacaggggctcaagaacttggacaatatttcactgcttttccaggtatgttagtaaggaagctgaattggaagtagagaaacTGGGACaccaattggcacccatatgggatgccagtgtcagaggtggtggctgtaactgctacaccacaatgcctgcccctcattcACTTGTTTAACATTCATTGGGCCAGACAGtagacaatattaaaaaaaaacctctgcttTCATGAAAGTTGTGTATTATatggaaaaagacaaaataactattttaaacatATGGCAATTCCATGTTGATAAGTTCTATGGACAAAGGAGAATATGAAGTATTGTGGAAATGGGTAGCTAATGTGAAAAGGGTGGTCAGGAAAGGCCTCATGTGGAAGATGACATTTGAGGAAAGAGCTGAAAGAATTATAAGTGAATCATACCAGCATCTCAGAGAGGCACATTACAGAGGGGACAGCAAGTCAAAGTAGGGAGGCAAGAACAAGCCTGGCATGATGAAGGATAGCAGACCACTGGGGCAGAGCAAGTGAGATGACAAGCGGTAGGATTAGATGTCAAAGAGGAGGTTGGTACATATAGATGGAGTCAGTTGATTATTTAGAGATATTAAGGGAAGACTGTAGCCCATGCTTTAAATAACAGAATTTTGAAAAGGGAAAATGATATGACAAATTTCAACCAGCTCATTCTTGACCTTCCACtgaaaagaaactaaaatgaGGTAAGAGTGGAAAAAGTGAAACCAGTCAAGAGCCTGAAGCCATAACATAAACAAGATATGATGGTGATTTGAGGGGAGAAATTGTCTAATATGATCCTGGTGTTAAGAGAAAATTCAGACTTCCTAACAGATTGGTAGTGGAATATGAGATATGCCCCTGAAATATTATGAAACCAAGGTTTCTCTGCAGAGACTAGAACAATgaaattgtggtgcagtggaagCAGGGTGTAAGGAGATCAAGGACAAGGCTGGAAGTATTGTGCTTTAGGGGATATAATGACAATGAAAGGGCAGCTGTAGGAGCAGCATAGATTCTTGGGTAAGGGAGCCTAGAGCACATGGGGAAGATAGAAGTATAGAGATTATTAATATGTAGATGTAATTTTAAACTAAGAAAGCTGGGTAGCTAAGGAAGAACTATCAAAGACAAATGCTATGTAGGTGGAGGGGAGTCTACAGAAGTGGAGAATCCTGGAGATACAGTCATATACCGCACTAATGCAAGAAGTTCATAAGACAAATAGTGGGGAAAGGAAGTCAGTGGGGAGGGTGCATCCAAACAGGGATAGGGAACATGGGGCCCATGGACCTTaaaaggcccacaaaatcatttgttctggccttgccaaggcaaaCTCATTGAGACTGACATAGAAGAGCTGTAAGAGGACACTCAGCCCCAGGAGAGATTACAGGAAACCCAATCACAGGCGCAATGGAAAAGTAGTTATAGTGGTAGGAGCTTTAGTGattttcttctgctgctctctcagtgAGACAGGAGCCAAATGATAAATAAGATTGAGAATGGGGACTTTTTGGTGATCGAGATTACTTTCTTTGGTCTGAATATTATTATATAGTCTAACTATTGCCTGTCATGGTTtacattcagaaatattttatctttgattatcaaaagttaaacattaaaaattaatcctaggccggcgccgtggctcacttggctaatcctccgtcttcggcgctggcatcccatatgggtgccaggttctagtcctggttgctcctcttccagtccagctctcagctgtggcccaggaaggtagtggtggatggcccaagtgcttgggcgcctgcgcctgcatgggagaccaagaggaagcacctggctcctggctcctggcttcggatcagcgcagtgcgccagccacagcggccactggggggggtgaaccaacagaaggaagacctttctctctgtctctccctctcactgtctgtaactctacctgtcaaataaataaataaaagcttttaaaaaattaatactagACTGTGTTGCATTTGAGTTccagggtttgtttttgtttttttgtgtgtttttggaTGCTAGCCATGTGAGATTTGAATTTGGATTGTTCATCAGGCAGAGGCAATAGCAGCAGAGGCTTCTATTTCACTACAGAATATTTGGTAGGTACACAGTGGCTCTAAGTCATCATGTGATCCTAAGCAAAAGTAATGGTCTTTCCAAACAACAAATGGCTAAGACTACAGCTGATTCTCTGACACTGTTCTGGGAGTCATCTGTGGATGCCTGGTCTGTTCTTCCAGACTTTTTAGCCATTGTGTGAGCACCTAATTTAAATCATGTTCTGTTTACAATGACTGGGATGGATTCTGGTATCTGACACTAAATTCTGACTGGCCCACTGAAGGACAGTTATCATTAGACTGAGAGTGAACACAAGTTTGGAGTCATAAAAATTTGCTAGGAATAATCATAGAatgccagaaaagaagaaagtCAAATATTCCCATGACCTTTGGAATTAAAACAACCAGCTTTTTATTTGCTTCCTCTAATTATGGAAGAATTATTGAAAGTTGCGTTCAAAATATTTAGATGACTAATATATcccttttaatgatttttttcagcTCTTTGATATCTGCTTAGATTCTTGAGTTTGCAGCCATGTCACTGTTGCACCTAAAAGAGGCATAACTCTGTAGTTTAAAGCCATAAAATGGCTTttattaaaactataataaaattaaaacacctaTATCCACTTTGTATGTCTTGGATACCCCCagtttctctaattttaactcTATTCTATCCAACACGGACAGTGTTATGTTCTTCCAGCACACAAGGTTTATTATCATCTTCAGGTTTTTGTACTACCAGTTAGTTCCCTTTGTCTAGAATGCTTGTCTCCAGTTGTTTTCATGATTGGTTCCTTCAGCTTATCCAGACACCAGCCAAAATGTCAGCATCTTTAGAAGGTCTTGCTTGATGAAGAAAAGTAAGTTGGTTAACCCAAGCCAAGGTCACAGTCTATGACGTCACTTTTTATTCCAGTTCCTCCAGAGCTAAATTCATCCTGAAAGTATGCCCTTCTTTTCTACCTTGATGGCTCTAAATTCCCTCTAGATTGTACTTCCaagaaagcagtggcttaatctgtctCCTTAATAATGTTTTACCGAATGCATAGAACAGAGCTGAAAAATGGGAAGTGTTTAATAAAGGCAGTATTTTGGAAATAAGCGAATCGATTTCAGATGATATGCTACAGATTCTTATTTTATCCCTTTTTTCAGGCTCTGTGCTGATTAAACAACTTCTTCATGGAAGCTTTCACTTCCTGGTTGCGAAGCGTGTAGATTACAGGATTCAACAAAGGAAAGATCACTGTATGGAAGAGAGAAACCACCTTGTCAGCTGGGAAAGCTCTGAAGGGGCGAGTGTAGATGAAGATGCCGGGCCCAAACATGAGGAATATAACAATGATATGGGTGCTGCACGTGGACAtggccttttttttcccctcggAAGAAGACCCACGCACTCGGCAGAGGATGACTGCGTAGGAGGCCAGAAGCCCCAGGAAGCACAGGAGTGTCATCAGGCCACTGTTGAAGACCATCAGCAGCTCCACCACGAAGGTGTCCGTGCAGGCCAGCTTGATGACCTGCGGGACATCACAGAAGAAGTTATCCAGCCTGTTCGGGCCACAGAAGGGCAACCGCAGGATGAGGGCCACCTGGATAATGGAATGGAGAAAGCCTCCAAGCCACAGCGCCAACAGCATGGAGTAGCAGGCTCTGGGGTTCATGAGGGTTGCATAGTGCAAAGGCCGGCAGATGGCGACGTAGCGGTCAAAGGCCATCACGACCAGAAGGaggccttcccctccccccaggaagtGCAGGAAGAAGAGCTGGGTGATGCAGCCTCTGTAGGAGATGAGCTTCTCCTCAGAGAGGAAGTCCACCAGCATCCTGGGAGCCACGATGAAGGAGTAGGAGGCATCCAGGAAGGCCAGGTTGCCCAGGAAGAAGTAGAGGGGGGCTGAGAGCCCGGGGTCTGATCTGATGGTGAGGATGATGAGGAAGTTTCCAGGGAGGATGATGGAGTAGAAGGTGAAGATCAGCACAAAGACCAGGAGCTGAATATTTCGAGACTGGGTGAGGCCGAGGAGGACGAATTCGGTCACCACTGTGCTGtttttcctctc includes:
- the LOC100345609 gene encoding olfactory receptor 4N2, whose translation is MERKNSTVVTEFVLLGLTQSRNIQLLVFVLIFTFYSIILPGNFLIILTIRSDPGLSAPLYFFLGNLAFLDASYSFIVAPRMLVDFLSEEKLISYRGCITQLFFLHFLGGGEGLLLVVMAFDRYVAICRPLHYATLMNPRACYSMLLALWLGGFLHSIIQVALILRLPFCGPNRLDNFFCDVPQVIKLACTDTFVVELLMVFNSGLMTLLCFLGLLASYAVILCRVRGSSSEGKKKAMSTCSTHIIVIFLMFGPGIFIYTRPFRAFPADKVVSLFHTVIFPLLNPVIYTLRNQEVKASMKKLFNQHRA